The stretch of DNA TAAatgaagtaataaaaatgttaaaatactAATAGACATTAAACTGTGTGTAGAGGGCATACCATATGAAGGCACTGCACTATTAATAGGtctattcattttaattaatttttttaaaattaaatcatttaaaacaaaatccgttgtaattaaaaaagtaatatatattaaaaatttattaaacgTAAATAATAACCCTAGAAAACCTATTgccataaatatatatggcaCATAACCATAAACAGTTGATATTATTGATACAACATCATTAGTATTCCTAATGGTAACAAAAAACACATCATACATTTCCATAATACATGTTTTAAGAAgcactattttttttgatttattcaATGCAAACTGAAATATATGAagtccttttattttatctacaAGCTTATATTTTGCTTCACATAAGGGATACTTGTCATATAGTTCATCATAATTACCATCACTCCTAAAGAAATACTGTATTTCGGATTCactatttataaataacggctttaaattattcatttttttactaCGTAAATTCATTTTCCCACTATCATCAATAAGGTAatcaatttttcttttattactttctttttcatcattattgTCATTACCATTATCATTAGCACTATCATTATTATCGTCATTTTCATCATCTTTATCATCCTCATCGGTATTATTAGAATCTGATATAGATAAACCCCCACTTAAAAGCACGTAACTTAAAAAGTGTATACACTGTATGCTACTAATGAAATGCCCTAAGCTTAACACAGTAGGTACATATATctttaacaaattaaaacatGACATTTGAACACtcgaataaaatatataaacagaGTAAATTATGTATTACTGCTTTTGGTACTTTATAACCCCAAAACATTAAAatgcttttttattgttataagaactacgcatatatatttcacaTAATTCCGtacaacatatatttaagtaaacatattttttacttactAAAAAATGGGtaaattactatatatataacatacataagtatttattgcgtatattttataaattatacatatatatatatatatatataatatattatacgtatttatatatattaaacataattatatatattataaatattatatatataatacatatttacacttactacttgtttttcttttttttttttttcacatctatatatgcataatttcatataaatatatatgtacatatataattgctctaagatgaaaaaaagaaaaaatatatataatatgtatttaaaatatagtatacatattatttatatataatattagcagtaatattaaaatcaataaattataaaaatatatttcattttttctaaaaattaaaaaaacatatactattttaacagataaaaataataagtattaatattattggagaaaaaattatagaatttAGTTTTAAATGTTGATGAActtaatttctttattttttttaagctattttttttttttttttttttttgcttttttttttaattagttttttttttttttttttttgttctttgtGTGTGTTTtgcatgtttttttaaaaaattttactaacaaaaattataaattaaatatgcacatatttacatatatattttatatatatatatacatatattaaaatgttgtaatttttgttaaatgtaaaaatatatacttattgtCCTAAGAATTGAGCttattgtaataattatgCCTTATAGTatcaaatatgtatataataaaatatttaataaacaccaaaacattttttcgtaattgtaaatattagttatatatatatacaacatatacatgtttatatttactcATTCGTTTAATGTCTTCCTCTACAACATTTTGTTTATCTGTATGAAGCTActtattgttattaattttttagtgTTCCCCTATGATTGTAGAGAGATCCAAATAAGCTCACACAGTTACATTATATAAGcgtatataaaagaatatatatttataaatataattttgtacatAATCAATTttacgtttatatatataatatatgatcACTTTGTAGGATATGATAAACTTGACGTTTACGGaggcacatatatatatatacagtatatatgtacatatatatataatattgcgTAAATAccataaaatgaaaaaaaaaaaaaaaatgactgCTACTTTTTGAATGTACTGCTAGTTCATTCTCATATTTATGaactaatttattaataaaattaaaattgaatatttataacacGATAAAGTTCTATTTAGCAATGGGCAAATTCATGCTGTAactataaacataaaaaaaaaataaaataaaataaaatattctcttaggataaaataatattattatttatattttaaggattaaataaaatactctttttttcattaccataataaaaaatagttttatagaaatttcataatttttttcttttggcACGTTGTAGCTTGATTTACAAGTCATACATACCCATACACCCATACCTCCACGTAAaactaaatgaaaatatacatatatatatatgaatatatacttattcatatgtacttatgcatatatacttatgcatatgtacttatgcatatatacttaagcatatatacttaagcatatatacttatgcatatatacttatgcatatatacttatgcatatatacttatatatttatacttacAGATGTTATGTAAATATGCAGTAAACATGTCAGTTCATACGATGAAAGATAGAGGGACTTTCgtaattgtattattttttatgattacgtaaaaaaagttaaaatttaaGATAAATAAAGGGATAAGGAAttatctaaaaataaattcattaatttatggagtaaaaaaaaatagaagccAAATATGctgtaaaaagaaatttatacaatattttgtcttgtgaatgtatatataagtgtatttatgcttctttttcatttttcattatggctttaaaagaatttgctataaaaaaaaattataaaattcatttttattagaaaaaattaagattacataatttataaaaaaaaataataataataataaagaataggggatacatatttatatatatataaaaatagtaagtTGAAATGACATGTTTCTCACGCgtaatgtattaatatatttttttttttttttaattacacaaagagtaaaataatttgaaaaaataaaatgatattattatgaattattattctCCAACATATAGaactacatatataataatatcatgTGGGtcgaataatttaaaaatataaattatttgaatgtataatattatttttgttttaccaAAATTTGggggattttttttttatatgcatatataatgattttttgtattttagtTATTTACCTAAAAATGGTAGATAATTAATTTACTCAGTCTTCTTAATCTTgtcatattttcttttttttttaattttcctttttgaaGTTAAAATTTTGATTATATATTATCCTCAGTTATCCACTTTTGTTAAAATGTGTAatgtatgataataatataaattacactttttcattaaaaaatattttatagtcatattttaagaaataaaagcattttttttaaaatattcatcttcatttaattttgaaCTGTTGCATTCTTTAAATTTCAACTTTTAAATCGAGTTGCAATTTTCCGTAATGTGAATGTTGCATCAGTTGTTCgtgcatatgtgtatacgtatatatacatgctcatatatacgtacacacatgtacacatgcatatatacatgcttaTAAGTACATGTGTATTaatgtatacacatgtaatgtacatataaatgtatacatatttatacatatacctGTCCGTGAAAATACAAGACTTCATTTCAAATGTTAAAGTATTTAACCccccttttaaaaaaaaaaaaaaaatttacacaCCTTTACGTTTCAATTTAATTACTAATGAAATTCATTGCTACTTGTCAAAATTTCCCCCTAcatttgtttaatatatcaaaaaaggaTGATAacaaatgtttatataatatataaaaatgaagaatgaAGAAAATGGAGAGGGTTCACTAAATATTCCTGGTTACTATtacgataaaaaaaaaaataggtattttttaattgataaTGAACTAAAAAAGCaactaaaaaaagaagaatttactagattaataaatgatgcaaaaaacaaaaatcgCCAAACTAAAATAGAAGAACATAAAGAATTTGTCAAAAAGAAATTCCATCAAATTCATggaataaaagaaatgaaaaaaaaaaaaaaaaatgctaacACACATAAatctaatattaaaaataacgaaaacgaaaattatatgcttttaaataaaaattacaatattttaaataatgagggaaaaaatttgcatttaattaataatgaattaacttttttaaaaagaagtGTGTCTGAAAaccaaaatatatacaatatcaTTATGCGcataagaaattataattttatggaAAACTCCATTTTAAGCTTACCacccatttttattaattgtaACTGTTGCGAATATATTCACGTACAAAATTTGTGTGAGTTGCAGTCTAATTACAATTCAACGGATCAACAAAATGAAATCAAAAGCTTAGACAACCAAAAAGCttcccattttttaaatattaaaagggATGATAATATTGATGTTTTATTGAACGATTTTAAATGCTTTAATTTAAGCCAAAAACTAATGGatggaaataaaagaaaatataaattacaattaGAAGAGtttaataatgaattatttaaCGTAAACAAAAAGTATCGAAAACAGAGTATATGTAGTAATAAAACAGAACTCGTTAGAAGTAATTATAGTTCAAACAAGAAAATTTTTCCTCATAGATTTTCATTGCAACATGTAAAACGTGAAAACATTATATCAAATGGATGTCATAGTATAGACGAACATTTACTAATTCCAAAAATGTATGGCCGAACATACGAAAGGTTGAACTCTTATAacatagaaaatataaaatcaaaaataaCAGCGAATAGATACAAagcaaatttttattatttttttaacagcAATAACAACAATGGCAGTAATTATGTAAGTTTAGATGAAAATAGCAGCATGAATGAAATGAATAATACTAATAACGTAAGTGGGCGCCAGTGGTTTACGTTTAATAATGCATCAAATGATATGAATTACCTAGAACCCGGAGATTATCCCAATATTGAAGAAGAGAACTTAACAGTTAGGAATTTAGATGCAATTACAAATGAAACACGTGTTTCAAAAACGTATAAACCTTCcgaatcttttttttatttatttagtaATCCACAGTATGAAGATATCATTTTCAGCACTACgaaggaaaataatttttcatttagttTAGGGGCTGTTGATTTGAACAAATttgttcaaaaaaataaaaagtctCCTATGAATGACATAATTCATGAAAATGTTTACTACAATACGGATAccaaatatttatgtagcTATTCTAAAGAACAAAGTGAACTTCTATGTATTTCCCCACAATTATTAtcacattttaatatattcaattcTGAATATATTGCTTATTCATCTTAtgcaaatacaaaaaatgaaaaaagctTAATGTGTTTACTAAGtataaaatcattttttcaGTGCACTCCCAAAATagaaacatataattttataagtgAAATAAATTACTTTAAATTGTTTCCATCTATGGaagataattattatacGCATAAGGATATCAATTATAGTAGTACATGTACAAACGATGGTTATTCATATCAtcataacaataaaattgataaaattttcatatgtGGATCCTTCCCAAGCTTTAGTTTTAGTGCAATAAAAGATTCTGTTCCTTACTGTATTTGGGATAGTAAGAAATTAAAAGTTCGCGATTTGCTATCATTAAACGAAGATATAACAGCATATGTTGACAACATTTTAAATGCAAAACAACCCCTTACATATTTAACACATGAAAATAATTCTCACAAAAAACTGATATTGCATTcaaaaaaaggtaaagaaaaaggaaaaaaggaaattgaGAATGAACATGAGAATGAAAGAAAATCTTCGTATGACTATTATGAGAAtgataccaaaaaaaaatatgataataaaaataaatattatagtaaagacttaaataacaataacaaccTAATTCATTTAAGTAAGTGGGAAGCATCAAAAAAACGACATGAAAATTTTGCAGAAAAATCAAACTATGTAGTCCATAACCGTTTGAATAAAAGTAGtccaaaaaaattatctacTTTAAACATAAATGATAAAGCGAGAAATTATAATAAGCATAATATTTCCCATAATTTCCATGCACTAAATTCTCCGAAATACAATTACAatgacaataaaaaaaaaggtatttgTTGTGAAAGTGTACGaaaatcaaataataatatttttttatgctgCAATAcagaatatttatatctgTGCGATTTACgttgcaattttttaaatacaataTCCAAACTTAAACACAATGAAGgatttgtaaataaaatttattcattaagTAACAACTATCAATACATATTATCAAAAACTAATAATCATATAGGACTGTATGATATGCGCTGTGTACCTTATAAATGTAAtgatgaattaaaaaataatttactaGTTACGTATGAAAGATTTATAGATAATGATAATCTAAAAAAGCATCTGAAcgatttttatgttatagaTAATGAACAGTACATTGTTTCTCTAGACACATACACAAATtccgtatatatatatgacatTATGAATTCTACACATAAAATAATCAATTTAGATGGAAATTGTGAATATTCAAAAACGAACATTTTGCATagttacataaatttatcaaaaataccatatatatattcacgtGATGAACATAACGatgattattataattattataaaaaaataatgaatgaaACAAAAGCAACTGAtagtaaacatataaatcATTTCAATCCTTTAAAATCTTACCCCAAGAAGGACTTATTTATAGGTTTAAATGTTCAATCAATATTAcccattttttatgttaaacaGAAATATAGTaagcataattttatttcaataaatGAAGGGGGGTTTATTTgtactataaatatataaaaatttatgttacGTGATGTGTTtacgtaatatatatattttttttttaaataataaagtattctttacttttttgtttaaatttaCCTTCCTCCTTAATtcgctaaaaaaaaatatattatatatatgtacacaagtgtatatagaatatgtgtatataatcCTACTGtcacttatttttaattaatatttaccaaaaaaaaaaaaaaagatatttttctttctttataaacttttttttaaatatgaaaagcatttattaaactaaaaattttaattatattgcAGCTAAATAaacattcattcatttattcgttcattcgtttatttgttcattctTTTATCaatccctttttttttttttttgtgaaataaattgtgttttttaattataaagaaaaactcaaaaaaatactttattttatgaaaaagaaattctCATGAAAAAATTTCGTTTTGCTacaacattattttttccacaagcaaaatattttaacaatgaCTAGAGAGTTTCTAACAGTAGATAAATTAGAAGATAAAGAAGTTGAGAATAaatcttctttttccttaaaGAAAACTGATTTACAATTAGAAATGAATGAAGATGTATCTAAAGAAAATGCAAATAATGATGAAATGCATAgtttgttaaataaaaatactatttatCAAACATtgataattaataataaggaAATTGCTATTTACCAATATAAAACATTCccaaaaaattgtttaaagAGTGTATATGAATTGTTAAGTAGCGAATTATCCGAgccatataatattttcttactTAAAACAATTCTAAAGAACCATAGCGAAATTTCTTTAATGGTATATgaaacattaatatattaagaataaacaacgttctacatttttttatataaaaccttctacattttttttcaatgttTGTAGTCCTTATTAGATGATGACTGTGTTGGCACTGTAATAAGCAAAATTATCacaaaatacaaaaatgatGAACCAACAACCTTtggatatatatgtaaaaaacgcatatatatatatataatatacttacAAATTTAGTATGCAACAATCTTTGCTTTTTCTAAGTTCTATATAAGCGTGTATTTATTAAACGTTCATTTTTGttccctcttttttttccattattttcaataatttataGGTATGATAGCTGTTCATAAATCTCTTAGAAATTGTGGTCTAGgttaaaattgttttttttttaataattgtgTCCTAATCCTTGCACGAAGCAATACATGCCaagtttttttgtttttaggCACATATTTGTTAAATGAAACGATAAGACTAATGCAGAATCAGTATGGCATAAATGaggtatatttattttttattatataataaagagTATTCTTATTAAGTTTgaaatgaacatatatagttattttattcaccattttgttcttttaggTTTACCTTGAAGCAGAAGCCACTAATGATCCTACATTacgtaataattttttttttcatttttaaatatgtgttAAATGTACGGTACAATgttattcttaatatatgaattttactattttagatttttatgaaaaaaacgGATTCATTAGAGTAAAAAGGAAACCTTACTATTATTTGAGTGGCGTTGATGCCttcaagttaaaaaaaaaattataataggGAATTTTAAGTATCTGTGCTTTTCattatcttaattttttttattctaaaaaAGAAGCTTATAATTTCGTAGTTAATACGTAAGTATATGCTTACATTAATttcgtttcatttttttagaaaaagtAGATTGTATTTgttataatgtatttatgtatataaataataattaatttgttagttttttaaaatcctTTTAGTTAtagtattaaatttttttgttatcatATGATAGgaaattcaatttttttgtctaattataacaataaaataaaaaattttgtaatttagAGAAATGTTAATTCTAACACAATCTATTAAATATAGGAACTTCcctaaaaaaacaattaaaaataacatttaagAGTAGTTGCTTAGATATACATTCCTtggaaaaaacaatttttcaGAAGattaattttccttttttggaTGCTCATTTTATTgtgtttatacatattaagcATTACTCCATTCACCAAATTTTCTGATTTGTAGAATGTTTTTCTTCTAAATTTCAATAACGTTACTTGTAAAATTATCTTATattctttgttttattttttggttGTTCATAAAGATATCCTACATTGTTTTTCCATGAATTTAAGAAGTTTACTCTGTTGCTAAACTTGGAAAATATGTAAACTTTTCTtgacataatataattttaatctaGAAGATACCTATATCTTTCTTTGAgtattgtataaaaaaaagattcttactcaatattttaaatattatggtgtgtatttcttttatatcttatacagttaataatataaagcaGATAAAAACTAAAGTTTCACgattgtaaaatattatctaaagatatataaaaaactagTACAATTTAtgattatatgtaaatgaaaaatattttcataacagaaaaaaagtatatattaataatttttcaataataaaCTTAAACTATATTCTTCACAATATATAAGGAGGTGTGgtcttttttttagtataatatatttttataacttaaCTGTATGAGCAAACtgtaaacagaaaaaaatatatatgtactactCATAGTAAACAAATTCAAAATgtttctaaaaatatttaatattatcatgATTTATTAAGTATGCATAAGAATTTAGTAATTCAagattttttctaaaataaaattttcttctact from Plasmodium malariae genome assembly, chromosome: 1 encodes:
- the PmUG01_01026400 gene encoding PAP2-like protein, putative, with the translated sequence MSCFNLLKIYVPTVLSLGHFISSIQCIHFLSYVLLSGGLSISDSNNTDEDDKDDENDDNNDSANDNGNDNNDEKESNKRKIDYLIDDSGKMNLRSKKMNNLKPLFINSESEIQYFFRSDGNYDELYDKYPLCEAKYKLVDKIKGLHIFQFALNKSKKIVLLKTCIMEMYDVFFVTIRNTNDVVSIISTVYGYVPYIFMAIGFLGLLFTFNKFLIYITFLITTDFVLNDLILKKLIKMNRPINSAVPSYGMPSTHSLMSISILTFLLLHLCEGKKDKWSIMTYILAIIALLPIPWSRVNNEDHTFYQALIGSLLGVLSGFVFYFVKRNFSKCKDA
- the PmUG01_01026500 gene encoding conserved Plasmodium protein, unknown function, giving the protein MKNEENGEGSLNIPGYYYDKKKNRYFLIDNELKKQLKKEEFTRLINDAKNKNRQTKIEEHKEFVKKKFHQIHGIKEMKKKKKNANTHKSNIKNNENENYMLLNKNYNILNNEGKNLHLINNELTFLKRSVSENQNIYNIIMRIRNYNFMENSILSLPPIFINCNCCEYIHVQNLCELQSNYNSTDQQNEIKSLDNQKASHFLNIKRDDNIDVLLNDFKCFNLSQKLMDGNKRKYKLQLEEFNNELFNVNKKYRKQSICSNKTELVRSNYSSNKKIFPHRFSLQHVKRENIISNGCHSIDEHLLIPKMYGRTYERLNSYNIENIKSKITANRYKANFYYFFNSNNNNGSNYVSLDENSSMNEMNNTNNVSGRQWFTFNNASNDMNYLEPGDYPNIEEENLTVRNLDAITNETRVSKTYKPSESFFYLFSNPQYEDIIFSTTKENNFSFSLGAVDLNKFVQKNKKSPMNDIIHENVYYNTDTKYLCSYSKEQSELLCISPQLLSHFNIFNSEYIAYSSYANTKNEKSLMCLLSIKSFFQCTPKIETYNFISEINYFKLFPSMEDNYYTHKDINYSSTCTNDGYSYHHNNKIDKIFICGSFPSFSFSAIKDSVPYCIWDSKKLKVRDLLSLNEDITAYVDNILNAKQPLTYLTHENNSHKKLILHSKKGKEKGKKEIENEHENERKSSYDYYENDTKKKYDNKNKYYSKDLNNNNNLIHLSKWEASKKRHENFAEKSNYVVHNRLNKSSPKKLSTLNINDKARNYNKHNISHNFHALNSPKYNYNDNKKKGICCESVRKSNNNIFLCCNTEYLYLCDLRCNFLNTISKLKHNEGFVNKIYSLSNNYQYILSKTNNHIGLYDMRCVPYKCNDELKNNLLVTYERFIDNDNLKKHLNDFYVIDNEQYIVSLDTYTNSVYIYDIMNSTHKIINLDGNCEYSKTNILHSYINLSKIPYIYSRDEHNDDYYNYYKKIMNETKATDSKHINHFNPLKSYPKKDLFIGLNVQSILPIFYVKQKYSKHNFISINEGGFICTINI
- the PmUG01_01026600 gene encoding acetyltransferase, putative — its product is MTREFLTVDKLEDKEVENKSSFSLKKTDLQLEMNEDVSKENANNDEMHSLLNKNTIYQTLIINNKEIAIYQYKTFPKNCLKSVYELLSSELSEPYNIFLLKTILKNHSEISLMSLLDDDCVGTVISKIITKYKNDEPTTFGYICMIAVHKSLRNCGLGTYLLNETIRLMQNQYGINEVYLEAEATNDPTLHFYEKNGFIRVKRKPYYYLSGVDAFKLKKKL